Proteins found in one Synechococcus sp. LA31 genomic segment:
- a CDS encoding chlorophyll a/b-binding protein yields the protein MQMLHNWGFTEQAERWNGRLAMLGFVIGVATELLTGDGVLSQLQALWP from the coding sequence ATGCAGATGCTGCACAACTGGGGATTCACCGAGCAGGCTGAGCGCTGGAACGGCCGGCTGGCGATGCTGGGCTTTGTGATTGGTGTGGCCACGGAATTACTCACCGGTGATGGTGTGCTCTCCCAGCTGCAGGCCCTCTGGCCCTAA
- a CDS encoding HAD-IC family P-type ATPase has protein sequence MPRHPPWHAQPLAALPAGSAAGLSSEQAAERLARLGPNRLPQAVAPSLLQVLLRQFVSPLIAVLLLAALLSLAVGDRKDALFIAAVLLLNALVGGLQEWRAERRSHALRQLLKVQALVLRDGEAALRDAETLVVGDAVWLESGQVVPADLRLLRSHNLELDESLLSGESLPVAKQADAALLPETPLAERSTMAHAGSSVARGRGLGLVVATGQATQVGRLAIDLQTIPPGRPPLLQRMDRFSRSIGLVVAAAAFLVGWLAMVRGGLDRLDALLFAVALAVSAIPEGLPVALTVALAVASHRMAQRQVIVRRLPAVEGLGSCTLIASDKTGTLTCNELSVRRVLLPDGRELGLGDEPPAAPQLALLQRMARVAVLCNEADLHHRDGRWQGRGDPTDVALLQFALKLGWSREQALLAEPQCDGVPFEPEHRFAASFHARADGQLSVLVKGAPERVLPMCGLEATGAAPLAGAGLRVLALAEGVCPEPLAEPSGLRFLGLVGLQDPLRPGVCQAIERCHQAGIRVWMITGDHPTTAAAIGRELGLLQSADAVVEGHELDQASERQLQRLVASRCVFARMAPHQKLQLVQAAQRAGHFVAVTGDGVNDAPALRAAQIGIAMGRSGTDVAREAADLVLADDGFPSIVAGIEEGRIAYANVRKVIALLVSSGAAEIVLIALAVAWGLPLPLLPVQLLWLNLVTNGIQDVALAFEPAEGDVLGQRPRPPAEPVFEALMRQRTLLAAVVMGVVGFGLYEQLLARGWPLELARNALLLQMVLFENMQIGNCRLEHCSVLASSPLRSPLLLAGTAAAFALHVVMMHWPLGQSLLGTAPLPPQQWLVELGLSLSVLLAVEIQKALRRHHAPASFPAGRRPGC, from the coding sequence TTGCCTCGCCATCCTCCTTGGCATGCCCAGCCCCTGGCGGCACTGCCGGCCGGTAGCGCCGCCGGGCTCAGCAGCGAGCAAGCTGCAGAGCGCCTGGCGCGCCTGGGGCCGAACCGCTTACCGCAGGCTGTGGCTCCCTCGCTGCTGCAGGTGCTGCTGCGCCAGTTCGTCAGCCCTCTGATCGCAGTGTTGCTGCTGGCGGCATTGCTGTCGTTGGCCGTGGGCGACCGCAAGGATGCCCTGTTCATCGCAGCGGTGCTGCTGCTCAATGCCCTGGTAGGAGGCCTGCAGGAGTGGAGAGCGGAGCGCCGCAGCCATGCCCTCCGCCAGCTGCTCAAGGTGCAGGCGCTGGTGTTGCGTGATGGCGAGGCGGCGCTGCGCGATGCCGAAACCCTTGTGGTGGGTGATGCGGTGTGGCTGGAGAGCGGCCAAGTGGTGCCGGCGGATCTGCGCCTGCTGCGCAGCCACAACCTCGAACTCGATGAATCGCTGCTCAGCGGTGAATCGTTGCCGGTCGCCAAGCAGGCCGATGCCGCGCTCCTGCCTGAGACCCCTTTGGCGGAGCGAAGCACCATGGCCCATGCCGGATCTTCGGTGGCCCGCGGCCGTGGGCTGGGGCTGGTGGTAGCAACCGGCCAGGCCACGCAGGTGGGCCGGCTGGCCATCGATCTGCAAACAATCCCGCCCGGGCGGCCGCCGCTGTTGCAGCGCATGGATCGCTTCAGCCGCAGCATCGGCCTGGTGGTGGCCGCCGCTGCGTTTCTGGTGGGTTGGTTGGCCATGGTGCGCGGTGGGCTGGATCGTCTCGACGCCCTTCTCTTTGCGGTGGCGCTGGCGGTGTCGGCGATTCCAGAGGGCTTGCCGGTGGCCCTCACGGTGGCGCTGGCGGTGGCCAGCCATCGCATGGCCCAGCGCCAGGTGATCGTGCGCCGGCTACCAGCGGTGGAAGGCCTCGGCAGCTGCACCCTGATCGCCAGCGACAAAACAGGCACGCTCACCTGCAATGAGCTCTCGGTGCGGCGGGTGCTGCTGCCAGATGGGCGGGAGCTTGGATTGGGGGATGAGCCGCCGGCGGCGCCACAGCTGGCTCTGCTGCAGCGAATGGCACGGGTGGCGGTGCTCTGCAATGAAGCGGATCTGCATCACCGCGATGGTCGCTGGCAGGGGCGCGGTGATCCCACCGATGTGGCGCTGCTGCAGTTCGCTCTGAAGCTTGGTTGGAGCCGGGAGCAGGCACTGTTGGCCGAACCGCAGTGTGATGGGGTTCCGTTTGAACCGGAACACCGCTTTGCCGCCAGCTTCCATGCCCGGGCTGATGGCCAGCTCAGCGTGCTTGTGAAGGGAGCCCCTGAGCGGGTGCTGCCGATGTGCGGTCTGGAGGCAACCGGCGCGGCGCCACTGGCCGGTGCCGGGCTGCGGGTGCTGGCCCTGGCAGAGGGTGTTTGCCCTGAACCTTTGGCTGAGCCCTCCGGTCTGCGGTTTCTGGGCCTGGTGGGCCTGCAGGATCCTCTGCGGCCGGGGGTTTGCCAGGCGATCGAGCGCTGCCATCAGGCCGGCATCCGCGTGTGGATGATCACCGGCGACCACCCCACCACAGCCGCCGCCATCGGCCGCGAGCTGGGCCTGCTGCAGAGCGCCGATGCCGTAGTGGAGGGCCATGAACTCGACCAGGCCAGTGAGCGGCAGCTCCAGCGCCTAGTGGCTAGCCGCTGTGTGTTCGCCCGGATGGCGCCGCATCAGAAGTTGCAGCTGGTGCAGGCGGCGCAGCGGGCTGGCCACTTTGTGGCTGTGACGGGCGATGGCGTGAATGATGCGCCCGCTCTCCGGGCGGCCCAGATCGGCATCGCGATGGGTCGCAGCGGCACCGATGTGGCGCGTGAGGCTGCCGATCTGGTGCTGGCCGACGATGGCTTTCCCTCGATCGTGGCCGGCATTGAGGAGGGTCGGATTGCTTACGCCAATGTGCGCAAGGTGATTGCCTTGCTGGTGTCGTCGGGGGCGGCAGAGATCGTTTTGATCGCCCTGGCTGTGGCCTGGGGCTTGCCATTGCCGCTGCTGCCGGTGCAGCTGCTGTGGCTGAATCTGGTGACCAACGGCATTCAAGATGTGGCCCTGGCGTTTGAACCGGCCGAGGGCGATGTGCTGGGCCAGCGGCCGAGACCGCCTGCCGAGCCGGTGTTTGAGGCACTGATGCGCCAGCGCACCCTGCTCGCCGCGGTGGTGATGGGTGTGGTCGGCTTTGGTCTCTACGAGCAGTTGCTGGCCAGGGGCTGGCCGCTCGAGCTGGCCCGCAACGCGCTGCTGCTGCAGATGGTGCTGTTTGAAAACATGCAGATCGGCAACTGCCGCTTGGAGCACTGCTCGGTGTTGGCCAGTTCGCCGTTGCGCTCCCCTTTGTTGTTGGCGGGCACCGCGGCGGCCTTTGCGTTGCATGTGGTCATGATGCATTGGCCACTGGGGCAGAGCCTGCTGGGCACGGCACCGCTACCGCCCCAGCAGTGGCTCGTGGAGCTGGGCTTGAGCCTCAGTGTGCTGCTGGCGGTCGAGATCCAGAAAGCGCTCCGCCGCCACCACGCTCCAGCGAGCTTTCCAGCAGGTAGGCGGCCAGGTTGCTGA